A genomic stretch from Pieris napi chromosome 18, ilPieNapi1.2, whole genome shotgun sequence includes:
- the LOC125058258 gene encoding pantothenate kinase 3 isoform X2: protein MRLHRCDGCLAACRPERRVAHNKHIITRSNHLKRARRVPYSPLKETHVMANLPTLPTPPDRDAPPMPWFGMDIGGTLTKLVYFEPRETNRREIDKETEILKNIRRYLTRNSAYGKTGRRDVHLQMDNVTIRGRRGTLHFIRFPTSEVGSFLQLARSKGMATLLSTIYATGGGAYKFEEDFIKEVNMRLSKLDELDALIAGVQFVDSMNPHECYYWEPNPDTTTDNDSPPYLEPCLSQYVRKPFDFSSPYPFLLVNIGSGVSMLVVSSPLDYSRVSGTSLGGGTFLGLCCLLTGCSSFEEAIALAASGDNTTVDKLVRDIYGGDYERFHLRGDLVASSFGQMCSADRRAKVSREDLARATLVTITNNIGSIARLCASNQNIQRVVFCGNFLRVNPLSMKLLSYAMSYWSKGALKALFLEHEGYFGAVGCLLHYESKSDKQNCTENAQTDR, encoded by the exons ATGCGCCTACACCGGTGTGACGGTTGCCTCGCGGCTTGCCGACCGGAGCGCCGCGTCGCGcacaataaacatattattaccag AAGTAATCACTTGAAGCGAGCGAGACGGGTACCATACAGCCCGCTGAAAGAAACCCACGTGATGGCAAACCTGCCAACACTCCCGACGCCGCCCGACCGCGATGCACCGC CCATGCCCTGGTTCGGTATGGACATTGGTGGGACGCTCACGAAATTGGTGTACTTCGAGCCCAGAGAGACAAACCGGCGGGAGATAGATAAAGAGACGGAGATATTGAAGAATATACGGCGGTACCTCACCAGGAATTCTGCGTATGGCAAGACTGGGAGGAGAGATGTGCATTTACAg ATGGACAACGTGACAATCCGCGGCCGCCGCGGCACACTCCACTTCATCAGGTTCCCCACGAGCGAAGTCGGCTCTTTCCTGCAACTCGCTCGCTCCAAGGGAATGGCCACTCTCCTTAGCACCATTTACGCAACTGGTGGTGGCGCTTACAAGTTTGAGGAGGACTTTATTAAG gaaGTGAACATGCGACTGTCAAAATTGGACGAATTGGACGCGTTGATAGCGGGTGTTCAATTTGTCGACTCGATGAACCCGCACGAGTGTTATTACTGGGAACCGAACCCTGACACCACGACTGACAATGACTCG ccGCCATACTTGGAGCCGTGCCTCAGCCAGTACGTGCGGAAACCCTTCGATTTCTCATCGCCATATCCATTCCTGCTGGTGAATATTGGGAGTGGGGTCTCCATGTTAGTCGTCAGTTCGCCCCTTGACTATAGCCGAGTCAGTGGGACCag cctGGGTGGTGGGACATTCCTCGGTCTCTGTTGCCTGCTCACCGGCTGCAGCAGTTTCGAGGAAGCCATCGCGTTGGCTGCCTCCGGCGATAACACGACCGTCGACAAATTGGTTCGAGACATCTATGGAGGGGATTACGAGAGGTTCCATCTGAGAGGGGATTTAGTCGCGAgcag CTTCGGACAAATGTGTTCGGCTGATCGTCGTGCGAAGGTCTCCCGCGAAGACCTGGCTCGGGCCACCTTGGTCACCATCACCAACAACATCGGCTCCATTGCGCGGCTCTGCGCGTCCAACCAGAATATACAGCGG GTGGTGTTTTGCGGCAACTTCCTTCGAGTGAACCCCTTGTCGATGAAGCTGCTGAGCTACGCCATGTCTTACTGGTCCAAGGGGGCTTTGAAGGCGCTGTTCTTGGAACATGAAGG GTACTTTGGCGCTGTGGGTTGTCTACTCCATTACGAAAGTAAAAGCGATAAACAAAATTGCACAGAGAACGCTCAGACGGATAGGTGA
- the LOC125058258 gene encoding pantothenate kinase 3 isoform X3 — MANLPTLPTPPDRDAPPMPWFGMDIGGTLTKLVYFEPRETNRREIDKETEILKNIRRYLTRNSAYGKTGRRDVHLQMDNVTIRGRRGTLHFIRFPTSEVGSFLQLARSKGMATLLSTIYATGGGAYKFEEDFIKEVNMRLSKLDELDALIAGVQFVDSMNPHECYYWEPNPDTTTDNDSPPYLEPCLSQYVRKPFDFSSPYPFLLVNIGSGVSMLVVSSPLDYSRVSGTSLGGGTFLGLCCLLTGCSSFEEAIALAASGDNTTVDKLVRDIYGGDYERFHLRGDLVASSFGQMCSADRRAKVSREDLARATLVTITNNIGSIARLCASNQNIQRVVFCGNFLRVNPLSMKLLSYAMSYWSKGALKALFLEHEGYFGAVGCLLHYESKSDKQNCTENAQTDR, encoded by the exons ATGGCAAACCTGCCAACACTCCCGACGCCGCCCGACCGCGATGCACCGC CCATGCCCTGGTTCGGTATGGACATTGGTGGGACGCTCACGAAATTGGTGTACTTCGAGCCCAGAGAGACAAACCGGCGGGAGATAGATAAAGAGACGGAGATATTGAAGAATATACGGCGGTACCTCACCAGGAATTCTGCGTATGGCAAGACTGGGAGGAGAGATGTGCATTTACAg ATGGACAACGTGACAATCCGCGGCCGCCGCGGCACACTCCACTTCATCAGGTTCCCCACGAGCGAAGTCGGCTCTTTCCTGCAACTCGCTCGCTCCAAGGGAATGGCCACTCTCCTTAGCACCATTTACGCAACTGGTGGTGGCGCTTACAAGTTTGAGGAGGACTTTATTAAG gaaGTGAACATGCGACTGTCAAAATTGGACGAATTGGACGCGTTGATAGCGGGTGTTCAATTTGTCGACTCGATGAACCCGCACGAGTGTTATTACTGGGAACCGAACCCTGACACCACGACTGACAATGACTCG ccGCCATACTTGGAGCCGTGCCTCAGCCAGTACGTGCGGAAACCCTTCGATTTCTCATCGCCATATCCATTCCTGCTGGTGAATATTGGGAGTGGGGTCTCCATGTTAGTCGTCAGTTCGCCCCTTGACTATAGCCGAGTCAGTGGGACCag cctGGGTGGTGGGACATTCCTCGGTCTCTGTTGCCTGCTCACCGGCTGCAGCAGTTTCGAGGAAGCCATCGCGTTGGCTGCCTCCGGCGATAACACGACCGTCGACAAATTGGTTCGAGACATCTATGGAGGGGATTACGAGAGGTTCCATCTGAGAGGGGATTTAGTCGCGAgcag CTTCGGACAAATGTGTTCGGCTGATCGTCGTGCGAAGGTCTCCCGCGAAGACCTGGCTCGGGCCACCTTGGTCACCATCACCAACAACATCGGCTCCATTGCGCGGCTCTGCGCGTCCAACCAGAATATACAGCGG GTGGTGTTTTGCGGCAACTTCCTTCGAGTGAACCCCTTGTCGATGAAGCTGCTGAGCTACGCCATGTCTTACTGGTCCAAGGGGGCTTTGAAGGCGCTGTTCTTGGAACATGAAGG GTACTTTGGCGCTGTGGGTTGTCTACTCCATTACGAAAGTAAAAGCGATAAACAAAATTGCACAGAGAACGCTCAGACGGATAGGTGA
- the LOC125058258 gene encoding pantothenate kinase 3 isoform X1 encodes MEEKSGVIVIHQMRLHRCDGCLAACRPERRVAHNKHIITRSNHLKRARRVPYSPLKETHVMANLPTLPTPPDRDAPPMPWFGMDIGGTLTKLVYFEPRETNRREIDKETEILKNIRRYLTRNSAYGKTGRRDVHLQMDNVTIRGRRGTLHFIRFPTSEVGSFLQLARSKGMATLLSTIYATGGGAYKFEEDFIKEVNMRLSKLDELDALIAGVQFVDSMNPHECYYWEPNPDTTTDNDSPPYLEPCLSQYVRKPFDFSSPYPFLLVNIGSGVSMLVVSSPLDYSRVSGTSLGGGTFLGLCCLLTGCSSFEEAIALAASGDNTTVDKLVRDIYGGDYERFHLRGDLVASSFGQMCSADRRAKVSREDLARATLVTITNNIGSIARLCASNQNIQRVVFCGNFLRVNPLSMKLLSYAMSYWSKGALKALFLEHEGYFGAVGCLLHYESKSDKQNCTENAQTDR; translated from the exons ATGCGCCTACACCGGTGTGACGGTTGCCTCGCGGCTTGCCGACCGGAGCGCCGCGTCGCGcacaataaacatattattaccag AAGTAATCACTTGAAGCGAGCGAGACGGGTACCATACAGCCCGCTGAAAGAAACCCACGTGATGGCAAACCTGCCAACACTCCCGACGCCGCCCGACCGCGATGCACCGC CCATGCCCTGGTTCGGTATGGACATTGGTGGGACGCTCACGAAATTGGTGTACTTCGAGCCCAGAGAGACAAACCGGCGGGAGATAGATAAAGAGACGGAGATATTGAAGAATATACGGCGGTACCTCACCAGGAATTCTGCGTATGGCAAGACTGGGAGGAGAGATGTGCATTTACAg ATGGACAACGTGACAATCCGCGGCCGCCGCGGCACACTCCACTTCATCAGGTTCCCCACGAGCGAAGTCGGCTCTTTCCTGCAACTCGCTCGCTCCAAGGGAATGGCCACTCTCCTTAGCACCATTTACGCAACTGGTGGTGGCGCTTACAAGTTTGAGGAGGACTTTATTAAG gaaGTGAACATGCGACTGTCAAAATTGGACGAATTGGACGCGTTGATAGCGGGTGTTCAATTTGTCGACTCGATGAACCCGCACGAGTGTTATTACTGGGAACCGAACCCTGACACCACGACTGACAATGACTCG ccGCCATACTTGGAGCCGTGCCTCAGCCAGTACGTGCGGAAACCCTTCGATTTCTCATCGCCATATCCATTCCTGCTGGTGAATATTGGGAGTGGGGTCTCCATGTTAGTCGTCAGTTCGCCCCTTGACTATAGCCGAGTCAGTGGGACCag cctGGGTGGTGGGACATTCCTCGGTCTCTGTTGCCTGCTCACCGGCTGCAGCAGTTTCGAGGAAGCCATCGCGTTGGCTGCCTCCGGCGATAACACGACCGTCGACAAATTGGTTCGAGACATCTATGGAGGGGATTACGAGAGGTTCCATCTGAGAGGGGATTTAGTCGCGAgcag CTTCGGACAAATGTGTTCGGCTGATCGTCGTGCGAAGGTCTCCCGCGAAGACCTGGCTCGGGCCACCTTGGTCACCATCACCAACAACATCGGCTCCATTGCGCGGCTCTGCGCGTCCAACCAGAATATACAGCGG GTGGTGTTTTGCGGCAACTTCCTTCGAGTGAACCCCTTGTCGATGAAGCTGCTGAGCTACGCCATGTCTTACTGGTCCAAGGGGGCTTTGAAGGCGCTGTTCTTGGAACATGAAGG GTACTTTGGCGCTGTGGGTTGTCTACTCCATTACGAAAGTAAAAGCGATAAACAAAATTGCACAGAGAACGCTCAGACGGATAGGTGA